One Xiphophorus maculatus strain JP 163 A chromosome 9, X_maculatus-5.0-male, whole genome shotgun sequence DNA segment encodes these proteins:
- the pex5l gene encoding PEX5-related protein isoform X1: MYQGHLQGKDSRAADKTVAMVLKEIPSKASSEGKPLLTVTTKLVSEQQESRPLLSPSIDDFLCETKCDGISRPVTSNTAVLSSTLDLLDLSEPGERRNSKDKKSALVSRGDSQKNSSHKKKTDETELIQVEVEQTGPGMRNPERASLESVTIGSLDKWEELNPKAEKNGNRKWKLERRRSSKNSSNEFLWSIDCKIQSDSSNKNLLEANTKAEPESALASQLNRQYISGRHARLTKEQRWGSALLSRHQSLEEEFERAKAAVESDTEFWDKMQAEWEELARRNWLTENEQAQIPSSVSPHEKGYYFHTDNPYKDLPNAFEEGLKKSREGDLPNAVLLLEAAVLQDPHDSEAWQVLGTTQAENENEQAAIVSLQRCLELHPNNLPALMALAVSLTNTGMRHDACEALLRWLKHNPKYKNLLKAKIHLIGSPNSQRRLSYALNAGRHESSLLPEVKELFLEAVQNNSDSVDPDLQTGLGVLYNLSGEFNKAVEAFNTALSVRPEDYLLWNRLGATLANGDRSEEAVEAYTRALELHPGFIRSRYNLGISCINLGAHREAASNFLTALSLQRKSQSGQQSHQVMSGNIWAALRIALSMMDQPELFQAANIGDLDLLMRAFNLDF; encoded by the exons GGGAAAGACTCTAGGGCTGCAGATAAGACTGTTGCCATGGTCCTGAAGGAGATACCAAGTAAGGCGTCATCAGAAGGGAAGCCCCTCCTCACAGTGACTACCAAG CTGGTGAGCGAGCAACAAGAGAGTCGGCCGCTATTAAGCCCTTCCATTGACGATTTCCTCTGCGAGACCAAATGTGATGGGATTTCCCGCCCAGTGACTTCCAACACAGCCG TTCTTTCTTCGACACTGGACCTTTTAGATCTCAGTGAACCGGGAGAAAGGAGGAATAGCAAGGACAAGAAAAGTGCTCTGGTGTCCCGGGGTGACAGTCAAAAGAACAGCTCACACAAGAAAAAGACAGATGAGACAGAGCTGATCCAGGTGGAAGTTGAACAGACAGGACCAGGCATGCGAAACCCTGAGAGGGCATCGCTTGAGTCAG TTACCATTGGATCGTTGGATAAATGGGAAGAACTTAATCCCAAAGCTGAGAAGAATGGCAACAGAAAATGGAAGCTGGAGAGACGGCGCTCTTCAAAAAACTCATCCAATGAGTTCTTGtg GTCTATAGACTGCAAAATCCAATCTGACTCATCAAATAAGAACTTGTTGGAAGCAAACACCAAAGCAGAGCCAGAATCAGCCTTGGCATCACAA CTCAACAGGCAGTATATTAGTGGAAGACAT GCTCGTCTAACGAAGGAGCAGCGCTGGGGGAGTGCCCTCCTGTCAAGACATCAGTCCCTGGAGGAGGAGTTTGAGCGAGCCAAGGCTGCTGTTGAG TCGGACACAGAGTTCTGGGACAAAATGCAGGCAGAGTGGGAAGAACTGGCCCGACGAAACTGGCTGACAGAAAACGAGCAGGCACAAATACCCTCATCTGTATCTCCACATGAAAAG GGTTACTACTTCCACACAGATAATCCTTATAAGGACTTGCCTAATGCATTTGAGGAGGGACTGAAGAAATCTCGAGAGGGAGACTTGCCAAACGCTGTGCTTTTGCTCGAAGCAGCTGTCTTGCAAGACCCTCATGATTCAGAG GCCTGGCAAGTCTTAGGGACAACAcaggcagaaaatgaaaatgagcagGCGGCAATTGTCTCCCTCCAAAG GTGTCTGGAGCTCCACCCTAACAACCTACCGGCCCTCATGGCTCTGGCCGTGAGCCTGACCAACACCGGCATGCGTCATGACGCCTGTGAAGCCCTGCTCCGCTGGTTGAAACACAATCCCAAGTACAAGAACCTGCTGAAGGCCAAGATCCATCTGATAGGCTCCCCCAACTCTCAGCGCAGACTGTCTTACGCTCTCAACGCGGGCCGACATGAAAG CTCACTGCTGCCAGAGGTCAAGGAGCTCTTCCTGGAAGCAGTTCAGAACAACTCAGACAGCGTTGACCCGGATTTACAGACGGGCCTTGGGGTCCTCTACAACCTCAGCGGAGAGTTCAACAAAGCTGTAGAGGCTTTCAATACGGCCCTGTCAGTCCGGCCTGAG GACTATTTGCTGTGGAATCGCCTTGGAGCCACATTAGCGAACGGCGACCGCAGTGAAGAGGCAGTGGAGGCTTACACGCGAGCCCTTGAGCTGCATCCAGGGTTCATCAGGTCCCGCTACAACCTGGGCATCAGCTGCATCAACCTGGGGGCCCACAG AGAGGCAGCCAGTAACTTCCTGACGGCTTTAAGTCTCCAGAGGAAAAGCCAGAGCGGTCAGCAGTCCCATCAGGTGATGTCTGGCAACATCTGGGCAGCTCTGAGGATAGCTTTATCTATGATGGACCAACCCGAACTCTTCCAGGCCGCAAACATTGGCGATCTGGATCTCCTGATGAGGGCCTTTAACTTGGACTTTTGA
- the pex5l gene encoding PEX5-related protein isoform X2 has protein sequence MYQGHLQGKDSRAADKTVAMVLKEIPSKASSEGKPLLTVTTKLVSEQQESRPLLSPSIDDFLCETKCDGISRPVTSNTAVLSSTLDLLDLSEPGERRNSKDKKSALVSRGDSQKNSSHKKKTDETELIQVEVEQTGPGMRNPERASLESVTIGSLDKWEELNPKAEKNGNRKWKLERRRSSKNSSNEFLWSIDCKIQSDSSNKNLLEANTKAEPESALASQARLTKEQRWGSALLSRHQSLEEEFERAKAAVESDTEFWDKMQAEWEELARRNWLTENEQAQIPSSVSPHEKGYYFHTDNPYKDLPNAFEEGLKKSREGDLPNAVLLLEAAVLQDPHDSEAWQVLGTTQAENENEQAAIVSLQRCLELHPNNLPALMALAVSLTNTGMRHDACEALLRWLKHNPKYKNLLKAKIHLIGSPNSQRRLSYALNAGRHESSLLPEVKELFLEAVQNNSDSVDPDLQTGLGVLYNLSGEFNKAVEAFNTALSVRPEDYLLWNRLGATLANGDRSEEAVEAYTRALELHPGFIRSRYNLGISCINLGAHREAASNFLTALSLQRKSQSGQQSHQVMSGNIWAALRIALSMMDQPELFQAANIGDLDLLMRAFNLDF, from the exons GGGAAAGACTCTAGGGCTGCAGATAAGACTGTTGCCATGGTCCTGAAGGAGATACCAAGTAAGGCGTCATCAGAAGGGAAGCCCCTCCTCACAGTGACTACCAAG CTGGTGAGCGAGCAACAAGAGAGTCGGCCGCTATTAAGCCCTTCCATTGACGATTTCCTCTGCGAGACCAAATGTGATGGGATTTCCCGCCCAGTGACTTCCAACACAGCCG TTCTTTCTTCGACACTGGACCTTTTAGATCTCAGTGAACCGGGAGAAAGGAGGAATAGCAAGGACAAGAAAAGTGCTCTGGTGTCCCGGGGTGACAGTCAAAAGAACAGCTCACACAAGAAAAAGACAGATGAGACAGAGCTGATCCAGGTGGAAGTTGAACAGACAGGACCAGGCATGCGAAACCCTGAGAGGGCATCGCTTGAGTCAG TTACCATTGGATCGTTGGATAAATGGGAAGAACTTAATCCCAAAGCTGAGAAGAATGGCAACAGAAAATGGAAGCTGGAGAGACGGCGCTCTTCAAAAAACTCATCCAATGAGTTCTTGtg GTCTATAGACTGCAAAATCCAATCTGACTCATCAAATAAGAACTTGTTGGAAGCAAACACCAAAGCAGAGCCAGAATCAGCCTTGGCATCACAA GCTCGTCTAACGAAGGAGCAGCGCTGGGGGAGTGCCCTCCTGTCAAGACATCAGTCCCTGGAGGAGGAGTTTGAGCGAGCCAAGGCTGCTGTTGAG TCGGACACAGAGTTCTGGGACAAAATGCAGGCAGAGTGGGAAGAACTGGCCCGACGAAACTGGCTGACAGAAAACGAGCAGGCACAAATACCCTCATCTGTATCTCCACATGAAAAG GGTTACTACTTCCACACAGATAATCCTTATAAGGACTTGCCTAATGCATTTGAGGAGGGACTGAAGAAATCTCGAGAGGGAGACTTGCCAAACGCTGTGCTTTTGCTCGAAGCAGCTGTCTTGCAAGACCCTCATGATTCAGAG GCCTGGCAAGTCTTAGGGACAACAcaggcagaaaatgaaaatgagcagGCGGCAATTGTCTCCCTCCAAAG GTGTCTGGAGCTCCACCCTAACAACCTACCGGCCCTCATGGCTCTGGCCGTGAGCCTGACCAACACCGGCATGCGTCATGACGCCTGTGAAGCCCTGCTCCGCTGGTTGAAACACAATCCCAAGTACAAGAACCTGCTGAAGGCCAAGATCCATCTGATAGGCTCCCCCAACTCTCAGCGCAGACTGTCTTACGCTCTCAACGCGGGCCGACATGAAAG CTCACTGCTGCCAGAGGTCAAGGAGCTCTTCCTGGAAGCAGTTCAGAACAACTCAGACAGCGTTGACCCGGATTTACAGACGGGCCTTGGGGTCCTCTACAACCTCAGCGGAGAGTTCAACAAAGCTGTAGAGGCTTTCAATACGGCCCTGTCAGTCCGGCCTGAG GACTATTTGCTGTGGAATCGCCTTGGAGCCACATTAGCGAACGGCGACCGCAGTGAAGAGGCAGTGGAGGCTTACACGCGAGCCCTTGAGCTGCATCCAGGGTTCATCAGGTCCCGCTACAACCTGGGCATCAGCTGCATCAACCTGGGGGCCCACAG AGAGGCAGCCAGTAACTTCCTGACGGCTTTAAGTCTCCAGAGGAAAAGCCAGAGCGGTCAGCAGTCCCATCAGGTGATGTCTGGCAACATCTGGGCAGCTCTGAGGATAGCTTTATCTATGATGGACCAACCCGAACTCTTCCAGGCCGCAAACATTGGCGATCTGGATCTCCTGATGAGGGCCTTTAACTTGGACTTTTGA
- the pex5l gene encoding PEX5-related protein isoform X3, producing MYQGHLQLVSEQQESRPLLSPSIDDFLCETKCDGISRPVTSNTAVLSSTLDLLDLSEPGERRNSKDKKSALVSRGDSQKNSSHKKKTDETELIQVEVEQTGPGMRNPERASLESVTIGSLDKWEELNPKAEKNGNRKWKLERRRSSKNSSNEFLWSIDCKIQSDSSNKNLLEANTKAEPESALASQLNRQYISGRHARLTKEQRWGSALLSRHQSLEEEFERAKAAVESDTEFWDKMQAEWEELARRNWLTENEQAQIPSSVSPHEKGYYFHTDNPYKDLPNAFEEGLKKSREGDLPNAVLLLEAAVLQDPHDSEAWQVLGTTQAENENEQAAIVSLQRCLELHPNNLPALMALAVSLTNTGMRHDACEALLRWLKHNPKYKNLLKAKIHLIGSPNSQRRLSYALNAGRHESSLLPEVKELFLEAVQNNSDSVDPDLQTGLGVLYNLSGEFNKAVEAFNTALSVRPEDYLLWNRLGATLANGDRSEEAVEAYTRALELHPGFIRSRYNLGISCINLGAHREAASNFLTALSLQRKSQSGQQSHQVMSGNIWAALRIALSMMDQPELFQAANIGDLDLLMRAFNLDF from the exons CTGGTGAGCGAGCAACAAGAGAGTCGGCCGCTATTAAGCCCTTCCATTGACGATTTCCTCTGCGAGACCAAATGTGATGGGATTTCCCGCCCAGTGACTTCCAACACAGCCG TTCTTTCTTCGACACTGGACCTTTTAGATCTCAGTGAACCGGGAGAAAGGAGGAATAGCAAGGACAAGAAAAGTGCTCTGGTGTCCCGGGGTGACAGTCAAAAGAACAGCTCACACAAGAAAAAGACAGATGAGACAGAGCTGATCCAGGTGGAAGTTGAACAGACAGGACCAGGCATGCGAAACCCTGAGAGGGCATCGCTTGAGTCAG TTACCATTGGATCGTTGGATAAATGGGAAGAACTTAATCCCAAAGCTGAGAAGAATGGCAACAGAAAATGGAAGCTGGAGAGACGGCGCTCTTCAAAAAACTCATCCAATGAGTTCTTGtg GTCTATAGACTGCAAAATCCAATCTGACTCATCAAATAAGAACTTGTTGGAAGCAAACACCAAAGCAGAGCCAGAATCAGCCTTGGCATCACAA CTCAACAGGCAGTATATTAGTGGAAGACAT GCTCGTCTAACGAAGGAGCAGCGCTGGGGGAGTGCCCTCCTGTCAAGACATCAGTCCCTGGAGGAGGAGTTTGAGCGAGCCAAGGCTGCTGTTGAG TCGGACACAGAGTTCTGGGACAAAATGCAGGCAGAGTGGGAAGAACTGGCCCGACGAAACTGGCTGACAGAAAACGAGCAGGCACAAATACCCTCATCTGTATCTCCACATGAAAAG GGTTACTACTTCCACACAGATAATCCTTATAAGGACTTGCCTAATGCATTTGAGGAGGGACTGAAGAAATCTCGAGAGGGAGACTTGCCAAACGCTGTGCTTTTGCTCGAAGCAGCTGTCTTGCAAGACCCTCATGATTCAGAG GCCTGGCAAGTCTTAGGGACAACAcaggcagaaaatgaaaatgagcagGCGGCAATTGTCTCCCTCCAAAG GTGTCTGGAGCTCCACCCTAACAACCTACCGGCCCTCATGGCTCTGGCCGTGAGCCTGACCAACACCGGCATGCGTCATGACGCCTGTGAAGCCCTGCTCCGCTGGTTGAAACACAATCCCAAGTACAAGAACCTGCTGAAGGCCAAGATCCATCTGATAGGCTCCCCCAACTCTCAGCGCAGACTGTCTTACGCTCTCAACGCGGGCCGACATGAAAG CTCACTGCTGCCAGAGGTCAAGGAGCTCTTCCTGGAAGCAGTTCAGAACAACTCAGACAGCGTTGACCCGGATTTACAGACGGGCCTTGGGGTCCTCTACAACCTCAGCGGAGAGTTCAACAAAGCTGTAGAGGCTTTCAATACGGCCCTGTCAGTCCGGCCTGAG GACTATTTGCTGTGGAATCGCCTTGGAGCCACATTAGCGAACGGCGACCGCAGTGAAGAGGCAGTGGAGGCTTACACGCGAGCCCTTGAGCTGCATCCAGGGTTCATCAGGTCCCGCTACAACCTGGGCATCAGCTGCATCAACCTGGGGGCCCACAG AGAGGCAGCCAGTAACTTCCTGACGGCTTTAAGTCTCCAGAGGAAAAGCCAGAGCGGTCAGCAGTCCCATCAGGTGATGTCTGGCAACATCTGGGCAGCTCTGAGGATAGCTTTATCTATGATGGACCAACCCGAACTCTTCCAGGCCGCAAACATTGGCGATCTGGATCTCCTGATGAGGGCCTTTAACTTGGACTTTTGA